In Setaria viridis chromosome 5, Setaria_viridis_v4.0, whole genome shotgun sequence, the genomic stretch GCGGTTAGGGTCCCGTGCGGATGCACCGTGGTGAGGCCGTGCTGTgttcggcggcagcggcgagacaGGAGGAAAGGAACATGGacctgctgagtgctgacctCCTTCTTGTGCTACTCTCGCTGAGTACCACAAGTTGTACATCACGACAGCTATGTTAAGTCAATTTTTCGAAGTTAGCTTTAAAATCATGATTTCTCTTTTGTTGCAGCCATCTGCATAGCATAGATGGTTATCCTTTCAAAAACCGACAGCTATGTTAGTCAATTTCTTGAACTTACCTTAAAAATCAGGACTTCTCTTCTGTTGCAGCCATCTGTATAGCATAGATTGTTATGCTGTATGATGATTTTATTGGCAAAAAAGCAACAATGTTATCCTCTGATGCCAATATCTGCAATTAAGAAATACTAATTCCAATAGAAAGGATGACACATTTGTAGCACATATGTGTGCTCCGAGTTTGAGTGGTTAAGAACATGATGTGCACCTGTGTCACCATATTTTTGCTGCTTGAATGCAGGCTCTGGTCTCCAACTCACAGCGTCCCCAGATACTGCAGCAATTATTCGCAGATATTGCATTGAAGGTGGATGATCGTGCCCGAGGTGCCATATCTTTTGTAGTTTCTGCTGCTAGTTTCGTTACTCGTTTCTTTCCAATAGTAAAGGGGATTGATATTGATACAGTTATTGGAATTACTGCACCCTCCTTGTTTTTCATGTAGTGGATGAAGTAATGCAAAGATTTAGCTACTGCATAATACAGTTTGCAAGTACGACCATGAGGTTGTTAAAAGGAAACAATGAAACGGATTTTTTTGACCAGATGTCATGCCATTAATTTGGGATTTCCAAATAATTATATTGAGATAGCTGCGCTTCATTCCATGACAAATGTAGCTCTTTTGATGGGTTAGGAAGTTTTTTGCACCTGTCTGATGTTCTCACGTTGGTTGCTTGGACTTGGCTCAGAAAGTGACACCCTTTATCATTAGCTAAGTTTATATGATGCTACTGTGGTTGACCTCAGATTGTTTGCACCATGGTTTCTATAAACATGTTAATCAGTAAATAAATATAAGAGTGCACATAGAATGAGCAGTTGTTGGAAGAAATCTAATCGATTTCTCATTTGGAACAGCAGAAATGTATTTTTGCATTTGGAATTCCATGAATCATTAGGCTACaatgattttctttttgttgtataATTCCTTTCTATTGGGTTGCAACTTCATCTTATGATAAATTATTCAAGATGATCAGGGCTACGTTACTGCTGAATTTATTCTTTTAGACTGAAGCACAATTCCTACGCAGTTTACTAGATCTATTTTTAGCGAAATAATATATTCAATCTTATATAAGAAGTTACTGCATTATACTTTGAACAGATGCGATTATGAGCGAGAATGATGATGGCATTGCTCCATTAGATGAACGAGAAGATGGTTGGCTGTGCTTCTATGAAATTCTTGCTAATCATTTTGTTAGAGTGCCTGAAAGCGGGAGGCGTATACTTGAGTTGATAGTGCAACTCTGGAGCCAGTCCTTCGCGTCCAACATATTTTCCCTTCTTCTCCACAAATGGGTATGCTGTGCTACTCAAATTAACAAATAGTCATAGGATGTAATGTACATGTCAAATTCCATTACAAAGAAaccatgttttctttttttggttgATGTCTTTAAAGTAGTCATTTAAGGTTTAAGAAAAAGTATTGCTTTCAGTAACTTATTAGGGCACATTCTTTTACAATTTTAGTGCTTGCTATACATTAATGCGCATAACCCACAAGTATAGAAATATCTATGTTCCTCAAAATACTATATGCTATGTGTAACATATTTAAGTTTATTCAAGGCCAAAGAAAGGATACCATATTCATTACCAAGTGTACACTGAAGTAACTAGACTACAGTTTAGGTTGACGTATTAACACCAACAATCATTCAAACTAGTTAATTTCAGGATGGGATAAATTCTGACTTGCTCTCGATTGATTATTCTGTCTTTCTGACAAGATAGTATTCTCAAAATTGTTGTCACTACCATCTTTACCTTATTTTAGTAATCACAAGTTCATTGTGCAGTTGTTTGAAGCCCCTCTTGATGGAAAGGAAATACCACTAAGATACAGCTCTGCTCTTGTTCAAGGTGCTACAAATGTTTTTTGGTATGATTGCAAATATTAAAGTCATCATTACTTATTATTAATGTTTTTTTTACTTCATATGTTTTCTGTTGTAGTTGAGGACATATCATGGTTGTCCTTTTTTCCCCCTGAAACTGTCATTACCTAATAATATTTTTCCCATAGGATTGACATACAGACAAATACAAGACATTTTCTCTCCTTGTATCATGTAAGTGTTGGTTTGGTTCCTCGTGATTTGTCTCATTTCAAAATTACTCTCCATGTGTATTTACACCACttacatttcttttctttttttgttaaaCAGTATCTCCTTGAAGATGTTGCTCTAGTCCCTGACCGACTTAATAAAATATCATTACAGGTTATTCTCTCTCTTCATTGAGTTCTACTGTACCTCTTCTCTCCTAACAATGTCAAGGCTACTTTATCGCATTTCTCCTAACAATTGTTATTCCATAGGCTGGTAGAGACCTTTTCCTTCTGCTCTCTAGATTCATGTTCTTCTATGATCAGGGTAGGTTTCCTTTCAGCATCTTTTTAAGGCCAAAAATGCTTTATGTATGGTACTAAATTGTTGCTATGTTCGATATGCAGATCATTTGCTCTCTCGTTTCCTAGAGCATTTTCCCACTTTTCCAAATTCTTTCTTGGTTGGTGGTCCAGCAGATTACTTTGTAATTGATCTCACAGATCAGGTTGATCTCTTTGTGAAACAGATGTGCTATTTTGTTCATCTGAAGGCGAGTTGTATCGTCATCTGAAACTTACTGCTTTGTTCTTTACTGCAGCTTCAAAAGCTAAAAATTGAGCCAGTGCTACTGCACTACCTCTCCCGCATGAGCATACTTCAAGGTACTGCCATGAATAAGTTTCCTAAGAAGTCAGGCATGCTCTAATTTTATGACTCCATTCTGCTGCTGCAaggtcaaattttatttaatCAATGAATTAATTCATGCAGGGTTGGAACTGAGGTTGAGTACAAGCACCAGATTAAAGGCCTGCCTCTACAGCTTCACTTCTCCTGGTGGTCCTACATACCCAACACGAGCGGTGCGGCATGCAGCCTGGAATACACTGGATTTGCTTTTCCCTGTGAGTACCACTCTTTCTCCAATCTTAATACAGTTGTGCATTCACTGTACTGTGGTTCTTTTGGCAATGTACCTTGAAAGTAATGCTGCATGATATGATGTTATTTGATACATCTATGTTGGTGATACCTTTGTCTGTACCAGTACAGTGTCTGCATATGTACCAAAAATGCTGAAGTAGATGTCTAGATGATATGCTGTGTTTTTGTGATACCAAACAAATTTAGTTACCTTGTGATTGAGGCTAGGATCATCATAGATGAATAGGCAGAGTTCTCTAGCAATCAACCAATCATGGCTTGCATACTCTATGTTATTGTCTCCCCTGTTGCCAATAAAACTGTTAAGATTGAACCACCTCCTTCATTTCTTCATTCTCCACAATAATTTGGTAAAATGATAATAAGATGCCTTCCTGGTTGCTTACGGGATTGTTGCTTGGCTACAGATTGGTCGCTACCCTAGGCATGTGATAAGCCTGTTCTTCCGGCTGCTGTATCCATGGTACTGGCCTTCCTCTTGCTGGAACTTCGTGATGACCTGTGCCATGACTGTCTACTACTACATCCTAAACCTGCTCGTCTCAACCTGGGAGAGCCTGAGGCGGCCTAGTCACCGGAGAACGCACGAAGAGTGAAGACATCttgtgttgttgttttgttcaTTTTCTTCTGTTTTTCGTGCAAGCAGTGTAGTAAATATAGTAGCTTTTGTGTTTGTGCAAAGAACATGTTCTGTATAAACTGCTACGTTTGTTCAGCTGTCTATATAGGACGAGGAACAAAAGGTAATGAAGGAGAGCATGTGCATTTCTGACTTCGTTTCTCGGGTATTTACTCATTTGCAGTGCCCATCGACCATCAATGATCAATCCCAAAATCCCCACAATGTTGGACTGCAAATCAAGATGGGGTTTTTTTTATGTCAGTCCAGAAGGTTTGTTTAGTGCCACTTTGCTTTGTGATGTGCCGGAAAAAAAACAACATTGGCTTTGTATTTGTTTTGGACGGCGTTGGGTTTATTCTAATTGCCTGTCAAGATCTGGAGGCACAAATGACAAATCTCCATCAACGGTTAGCAGGACATATGATTATCATTGTCTGATCAGGATGCTGGCTGCCCAGCGTGTACCTTGGTACCAAGGGAAGCAACAAATTGTTTCATACATTGCACCATTCACATTCTCTGGATAATGGGCCGCAACGGTAAGGTGGCATCTTCAATTCTCCATTCGTGTTTGCGCTACTGGTTCTTGCGTTATGAGGTTTACATTCAGTGTGGAATGCTTCATGCGATTACTTAATTTACAGTGTTTACATGTTCAGTAT encodes the following:
- the LOC117859217 gene encoding uncharacterized protein isoform X1, giving the protein MRSRGSSDRLEALSLEIERKLQKALVSNSQRPQILQQLFADIALKVDDRARDAIMSENDDGIAPLDEREDGWLCFYEILANHFVRVPESGRRILELIVQLWSQSFASNIFSLLLHKWLFEAPLDGKEIPLRYSSALVQGATNVFWIDIQTNTRHFLSLYHYLLEDVALVPDRLNKISLQAGRDLFLLLSRFMFFYDQDHLLSRFLEHFPTFPNSFLVGGPADYFVIDLTDQLQKLKIEPVLLHYLSRMSILQGLELRLSTSTRLKACLYSFTSPGGPTYPTRAVRHAAWNTLDLLFPIGRYPRHVISLFFRLLYPWYWPSSCWNFVMTCAMTVYYYILNLLVSTWESLRRPSHRRTHEE
- the LOC117859217 gene encoding uncharacterized protein isoform X2 produces the protein MSENDDGIAPLDEREDGWLCFYEILANHFVRVPESGRRILELIVQLWSQSFASNIFSLLLHKWLFEAPLDGKEIPLRYSSALVQGATNVFWIDIQTNTRHFLSLYHYLLEDVALVPDRLNKISLQAGRDLFLLLSRFMFFYDQDHLLSRFLEHFPTFPNSFLVGGPADYFVIDLTDQLQKLKIEPVLLHYLSRMSILQGLELRLSTSTRLKACLYSFTSPGGPTYPTRAVRHAAWNTLDLLFPIGRYPRHVISLFFRLLYPWYWPSSCWNFVMTCAMTVYYYILNLLVSTWESLRRPSHRRTHEE